One genomic segment of Amycolatopsis sp. Hca4 includes these proteins:
- a CDS encoding peptide MFS transporter codes for MSTSTEVQQDTRFFGHPRGLANLFGVEMWERFSYYGMLGILPIYLYYKVEQGGLGLAQESALGIVGAYGGLVYLSAVIGAWVADRLLGSERTLFYSAVLIMIGHISLALLPGLAGIGVGLVCVAVGSGGLKSNATAIVGTLYAEGDERRDAGFTIFYMGVNLGGFIGPLLTGLAQTEVGFHLGFGLAAIGMALGLTQYAFGRKNLGDKAKEVPNPLPASRRALAIGAAVVLVAAVVTLVVTGVVNPGNLADVVVWVVGVISVVYFLVILTSGKITSVERSRVFSFIPMFIASAVFFSLYQQQFTVVAAYTDQRLNRTLFGWEMPVSWVNSINPVFIIVFAPVLAALWTKLGERQPSTPMKFVLGTVLMGAAFLLFLPMVGSGKNASPILAMVGILFVFTIAELCLSPVGLSLSTKLAPEAFRTQMVALNFLSISFGTAMSGKLAEYYSVDDEAPYFSTVGLVAIGVGILLFLGIPFIRKLMKGVH; via the coding sequence GTGAGCACCTCCACCGAGGTCCAGCAGGACACGAGGTTCTTCGGGCACCCACGAGGACTGGCGAACCTCTTCGGCGTCGAGATGTGGGAGCGGTTCTCCTACTACGGGATGCTCGGCATCCTGCCGATCTACCTCTACTACAAGGTCGAACAGGGCGGTCTGGGCCTGGCGCAGGAGTCCGCGCTCGGCATCGTCGGCGCGTACGGCGGCCTGGTCTACCTCTCGGCCGTCATCGGCGCGTGGGTGGCCGACCGCCTCCTCGGCTCCGAACGGACGTTGTTCTACAGCGCCGTGCTCATCATGATCGGCCACATCAGCCTGGCCCTGCTGCCGGGCCTGGCCGGCATCGGCGTCGGCCTCGTGTGCGTCGCGGTCGGCAGCGGCGGGCTGAAGTCCAACGCGACGGCGATCGTCGGCACGCTCTACGCCGAAGGCGACGAGCGGCGCGACGCAGGCTTCACGATCTTCTACATGGGCGTCAACCTCGGCGGCTTCATCGGCCCGCTGCTGACCGGGCTGGCGCAGACCGAGGTCGGCTTCCACCTCGGCTTCGGCCTCGCCGCGATCGGCATGGCGCTGGGCCTGACCCAGTACGCGTTCGGCCGCAAGAACCTCGGCGACAAAGCGAAAGAGGTGCCGAACCCGCTGCCCGCGTCCCGGCGCGCGCTGGCGATCGGCGCCGCCGTCGTGCTGGTGGCGGCGGTGGTGACGCTGGTCGTCACCGGCGTCGTCAACCCGGGCAACCTCGCCGACGTCGTCGTGTGGGTGGTCGGCGTGATCTCGGTGGTCTACTTCCTGGTCATCCTGACCAGCGGCAAGATCACGAGTGTCGAGCGCAGCCGGGTGTTCTCCTTCATCCCGATGTTCATCGCCAGCGCGGTGTTCTTCTCGCTGTACCAGCAGCAGTTCACGGTCGTCGCGGCCTACACCGACCAGCGGCTGAACCGGACCCTGTTCGGCTGGGAGATGCCGGTGTCGTGGGTCAACTCGATCAACCCGGTGTTCATCATCGTCTTCGCCCCGGTGCTGGCGGCGCTGTGGACGAAGCTCGGCGAGCGGCAGCCGTCGACGCCGATGAAGTTCGTCCTCGGCACGGTGCTGATGGGCGCGGCGTTCCTGCTGTTCCTGCCGATGGTGGGCAGCGGCAAGAACGCGAGCCCGATCCTGGCGATGGTCGGCATCCTGTTCGTCTTCACGATCGCCGAGCTGTGCCTCTCGCCGGTGGGGCTGTCGCTGTCGACGAAGCTCGCGCCGGAGGCGTTCCGGACGCAGATGGTGGCGCTGAACTTCCTGTCGATCTCGTTCGGCACCGCGATGTCCGGCAAGCTCGCCGAGTACTACTCCGTCGACGACGAAGCGCCGTACTTCAGCACGGTCGGCCTGGTCGCGATCGGTGTCGGCATCCTGCTGTTTCTGGGCATCCCCTTCATCCGCAAGCTGATGAAGGGCGTGCACTAG
- a CDS encoding VIT family protein, translating to MTETIDGDAVEHAHEPHEGVGGKLNWLRAGVLGANDGIVSVAGIVVGVAGATTESTTILTAGIAGLVAGAFSMAGGEYVSVSTQRDTEQALLRLEKQELKTMPEAEERELAGIYEEKGLSPELATRVARELTEKDALQAHAEAELGIDPDNLTSPWQAAWASLLAFSVGALLPILSIAWAGVSLRVWACAAAVVVGLTLTGWVSARLGDANVGRAILRNVGVGALTMVVTYFVGVIFGVTVG from the coding sequence GTGACCGAAACGATCGACGGTGACGCCGTGGAACACGCACACGAACCGCACGAGGGCGTGGGTGGGAAGCTCAACTGGCTGCGGGCCGGGGTGCTGGGGGCGAACGACGGCATCGTGTCCGTCGCCGGCATCGTCGTCGGCGTTGCCGGGGCCACCACGGAAAGCACCACGATCCTCACCGCCGGGATCGCCGGGCTCGTCGCCGGCGCGTTTTCCATGGCCGGTGGGGAATACGTCTCCGTCAGCACCCAGCGCGACACCGAACAGGCCCTGCTCCGGCTCGAAAAGCAGGAACTCAAGACGATGCCCGAAGCCGAGGAGCGCGAACTCGCCGGCATCTACGAGGAAAAGGGTCTCTCACCGGAGCTGGCCACCCGGGTCGCCCGCGAGCTGACCGAAAAGGACGCCCTGCAGGCGCACGCGGAGGCCGAGCTCGGCATCGATCCCGACAACCTGACCAGCCCGTGGCAGGCCGCGTGGGCGTCGCTGCTCGCCTTCTCCGTCGGCGCGCTGCTGCCGATCCTGTCCATCGCCTGGGCCGGCGTGTCCCTGCGGGTCTGGGCGTGCGCGGCCGCGGTCGTCGTCGGCCTCACGCTGACCGGGTGGGTCAGCGCGAGGCTCGGCGACGCGAACGTGGGGCGCGCGATCCTCCGCAACGTCGGCGTCGGCGCCCTCACGATGGTGGTGACCTACTTCGTCGGGGTGATCTTCGGGGTCACCGTCGGCTAG
- a CDS encoding cupin domain-containing protein — MMDGMEEQVWQPLVTVEGLPLLGGEGRFRQLERAESGLAYLIHYPAGVSSPPHAHDHDSIVYVLSGRLRGAVGGVEAVLEPGDSVVHPRGVAHHVEALTDAMWVEFKSPLPNRPPIA; from the coding sequence ATGATGGACGGCATGGAAGAGCAAGTGTGGCAGCCGCTGGTGACGGTGGAGGGCCTGCCCCTCCTCGGCGGCGAGGGCCGGTTCCGGCAGCTGGAGCGGGCCGAGAGCGGACTGGCCTACTTGATCCACTACCCGGCGGGGGTGTCATCACCCCCGCACGCACACGACCACGACTCGATCGTCTACGTGCTTTCGGGCAGGCTGCGCGGAGCGGTCGGCGGCGTGGAGGCTGTGCTCGAGCCGGGTGATTCGGTGGTCCACCCGCGCGGGGTGGCCCACCACGTCGAGGCACTGACGGACGCGATGTGGGTGGAGTTCAAGTCACCCCTGCCGAACCGGCCACCGATCGCCTGA